The Glycine max cultivar Williams 82 chromosome 3, Glycine_max_v4.0, whole genome shotgun sequence sequence GTGGTTTTGAAGGTGCTGCTGCCGCTCGTGAATGTTCCGATGATAAATTACACGCTCACTTGGCTCGAATCCGCTGGCGTCGAAGAGGTTTTCGTTTTCTGCTGTTCTCATTCAAAGCAGGTCATTAGCTACCTCGAGAAATCTGAGTGGCTCTCTCAACCTAATTTTACGGTAACGACTGTAGAGTCGCAGAACTCTGTCAGCGCCGGAGATGCGCTACGTGTAATTTATGAGCGCAATGTGGTATGTCTTTCTTTTCGACTCCGGTTTTAATTTGTGCAGGCACTTGTTTGGATACAATAAAGACACTGCGTTGCAAGGCTTAAATAGTTgatattataattgttattaaacCATGTCTCTTCTTACGCAGAATTGGTTTTCAGAAGGAGTAAATTCCAATCATAAATtgtcatcatatatatatatatatatatatatgataagtttgttgacttttactATAATTACCTTAAAAAATCACTCCAACCATGATTTCTGATTGGTTGagagtgtaaaatattttacactgaATAGAATAGTTAAGAGGTATCTTCTAGTACCTTGTAAAGACCGCTAACTAGCTCGTAGAGTAGAATAGTTATGGTTATTGTAATCTTACAGTTTGGttcatttttatcataaacAGACTTTAGTCTTTTAAAGCATAATGATCCATTATCACCTCTtttgtcatttaaaattatttttagaattatagCTTTATGATGAAAATTTCTGCATGTGCTGTTTCAGTTAGGTTctttaaaaggaaaattttaGAATCTCACAAATCAGCCGCTGCCAGTCTATAGTAATTACTATTAGGATTtactgcatttttaaaaaatatttttgctatTTTCAAAACATGCTGCTGTTTGTCACTGTCCGAGTAGTGATCCTTAATTGTTGTATACTAACacttttgaattgttttttacGTTGAAGATACATGGAGACTTTGTCCTTATCAGTGGAGATACTGTAAGCAATATGTCGCTTACTCAGGCACTTCTAGAGCAtaaagagaggaagaagaaagatagTAATGCTGTAATGACTATGGTCATTAAACGGTCAAAACCTAATCCAGCTATCCATCAGTCTCGACTTGGTACTGATGAACTTTTCATGGCCATTGATCCTAATACCAAGCAACTTCTGTATTATGAGGATAGGGCAGATCAATCGAAAGGAACACTACATCTTGACAAGTCATTGCTTGCTGATAATCCTTCACTCTCTCTGCATCATGACAAGCAGGTTGAACCGTTATCTTCAGATATTTCTGCTTAACTTTCAATTTAACTTCTtgcaaaaaatgaatttgattgCTGGTACTTATTTGTAAAAAACAGGTATAACTAATTCCTggacaaaattatgaatttaaattcATGCCCATGAAAACTTTTACTGTTTAGGGACAATTAATGAGTTCCAATGATGTTTATCTCACAATTGGGTGCCCAAAAATGATCTATTGATTCTCAATTGAATGTGTTACCcatctaattttaatttcagttaGTTAATGAACTATTTActgttgttattatttctttgCTAGTTTTTTGTAGAGACATATCTCTGGCTTGAGACAACCTTATTACAAATTTTGAGCTCATTGGGTTATCTTTTCTGCAGGATTGTTACATTGACATCTGCTCACCTGAAGTCCTTAGCCTATTTACAGACAATTTTGACTACCAGCATCTACGGCGTCATTTTGTCAAGGGATTGCTTCTTGATGATGTAATTCTCTTCCTTGTGTTTTGGTAATTGGTACTATGGATTCTGCAATTCTTTCTGAAGTTCTTCCCAAAGTCCTTCTTGGAAGGAAAAACTtatccttttgatttttttatatattcattttaccAAAAgaataaacttaaattttatctCGTATGAACCTTTGACGTTCCTTCAGAGGTGTCATGTTGATGAGCACATATAAAACACTGTTTTTTTGTAGTGATCATGTGTTTGCATGTGTTGGAACTTGAATAATCTCCTACTTCCATACTAGGACATTTTTCCAATAACTTTTGGACATGCATTGGACTTATGAACAACTAACCAGTCTTATAGCTTATGCATTTCCTGTCTTCAAATGTTTTGGTATACAAGCTCATCATCTGTGctgcttttatatttttctattggaCATATTCTTTAAATTATTGCATTATGTATACACCACATCAATGTTGACCATATGTTTCTTTCAGATAATGGGGTACAAAATTTTTGTTCATGAAATCCACTCAGACTATGCTGCAAGGATTGATAATTTCCGAAGCTACGACACTGTCAGCAAGGATATAATTCATCGATGGACATATCCACTGGTGCCAGATGTAATGAATTTTGGCGACACAGCTACTAAACTTGAACGACAAGGAATATACCGTGCTTCGGGTATGGATGAAAATTTTGTAGTGTATATTGGGAATGCTGGTGAATTGTTTAGTATTACATGATAGTATGGTGTGCTCATATACTAGGTCTAGTCTCGATCAATGATTAAGTTTGTCTGTTTGCTTGATATACCACAGTCATTTTCAACAAGCTTAAGctcttgatttatttaattatcaagtaTTTATCATATTACGGCTCTTACTTGTAGGTTGTTAACTATTTTTCAccaattttatctattttaatgCATTTAATGTATTCTATtttgacaaattattttttctcctttcaGAAATATCACAATCACAGTCTGCTGTTATTGGCCCTTTCACTGTCATAGGATCTGGCACCAAAATTGggcataacactaaaattttaaattctgttattggtgaagGATGTAAAATTGGGTCAAATGTTATCATAGAGGGATGCTATATATGGGATAACATCAGCATAGAAGATGGCTGTAAACTCCAGCATGCAATTGTATGTGATGGGGTGATTATAAAGTCAGGGGCTGTTCTGGAACCTGGTGTTATTTTGTCTTTTAAGGTTTGTGTCCTTGTACTATCTATACCATGCTAATAGCCATCATTTCTTCCTTCTTGTTTCTCATTTGTTTTGACTTGCTTCAAAACTGTTCGTGCTTCACCACAATAGTTGTGTTAATAAATTAGAGCATCAAGATCTTTCAAACTAAATACTTTATTTGATGTGCTGAAACTTGGTGTCGCAAGGAGCTTGGTTTCTCTTATGTAAGGTCGTGGGTTCAAGTTTTTTTGAATGAAGAAAATAAGCATACTGGCATGTGGAATTTTTCTCCCATGAGTGGGTCCACCTATCTCAGATTACTCAAGTCCCAAAGTGGCTTTCGGAAACAGAGGGTTCAGACAAAAAGAAAGGGTTGAGAATAATTGAAATCATAGTGttataatattaatcattaCTGGTATCTTAGCTTGTGTAATGCACAGAtaagtgtttatttttatataataaaaatttataataaataaataattttaatatataagttatattgtaaatattcaaattaacaaaatgtatttaaatatataaattatattttggatttgTCATGAATAGTTTAAATTGTGATGcaaagttatttttaactatcggcaatttcttttaaaattgccttttgaaattctattttgatattGTGATAAGAGTAAAtttgctattattttttttgcttatggTGTATAAATATGAATCTAATGatttactttcattttcttgACCGAGTTAGTGTATCTAATAAGTGTTTGAAATTCACTTTGCTTCTTgtctatttaattatttcaattgatCATCCTGAGATGGAAATATAGAGACTGTCTTTTgtcaataatttattatgtatacaGCTTTTGATGCATCCAGGAATTTTTTGCTTTCAGGTCGTAGTTGGGCCTGAGTTTGTTGTTCCTCCATATTCAAATGTATCTCTGTTACAGCAGCCGATTGAGGAAGACAGTGACGAGGAGCTTGAATATGCTGATAGTACTAGTGGTATTGTTTATTCTCCTgttgttaaattaaataattagctTTGCAAAATGTGATACTGATAGCATATGAAATATTGCCTAGAGTTAACAAAATCagagagacaaaaaatttaGGTTCTTAAGCAAAACTATAACCACTGATAAATTTGTACACTGTAATTCAAATTTGTTGCATTCAATGCTTCAAACAAGTATGTTGACCTTGTTAGCTGTTATATTAAAACTATGGGTTGATTTATTTGATTCCAGTAATCTTGCAATTAAAATTCTTGTGGTGCACTGTAGTGTACTGGaaattgaatataaataaatgtttggacgggaatgtatttttttatgtctGCCTAAAGATTTCTTTCTTGTAAGGCATTGTTTGTatgtgtgtttggataaaactGCTGTTGATCGAGGGGTAAGTCCTTATTGTTTTTCTTGGTTTGATAGGCCAATATATTAAGATAGTAGAATGGCCAAAACCTTTTCTCACTAGATAGGGTTGGTCACATGAATCAACTGACACTATTATGTTTTGTTGAAAACCAAATTAAGATACCATTTACATCTAATTCTATATCCTTTTTAATGATTTCACTTACTTTTATTGGTTTTCATCTATAATTATTGGGAGAAGAGTGTTGTAGAAAGACCACAACTTTATTGTGATAACCAATTAAGGACCTTAtctataattgaaaaaaattaggaCATACATGCTATATGCATTTTGTtcgtattattattttcatctacTGAGTTAGATGATTTTGTCTTTTCATCagttcattaataaaaatacattttaataaaGTTGGGGTTCTTAATTGGTAAGAATAATAGTTGAATCTCGTAATTTATTTTCCATAAAAAGTTTAGGTCCTGGAGGAATACTAAACTCAATTATTGGGTTGTCCTCCATTTGATCAACTATTCTAATTGTAGCTtctatatttgattaaattataaaaaaaattcttttgctTTATGCTCTCTATTGATTAATAGAATAAATACATATGCTAAACCTTTCAATCACTTTTTTCATGTATACAGTCATAGGCAGCCAAGTGGATAAATCAGATGTAGAGATTGCTTCCAAAGTATTGGAGACACATTTTAGTCCTGCCTCGGAGGTTAGTTCCATAAGGCTTTTAGATTTATGATTTTCAGTTTTTCACCATTATTTCAGTATGTCTTGTTCTTGGTATATCATGAAGATTAAgcttatattcatttttttaaaaataaattactaaattatttaacaaggaccactttgaaaaataattaccactaaattatttttattttgttttcaaaacattATTGCATTTGCAACATTTTTAACGCTAAATTGCAAATTTTCATGGAAACACGTCACTTCAATCTTCACTACTATATTGCCAGCTAGCATCTCTGCAATCTGTCTCTTCCGGTAAACACTGGCTAATATTATTGCCTCAACTCTGTTCATGGTCTCCACTTCCCTGACTGTCATGCCATATTCCGTgtcaataaaaagtaaaattatttagttttcttttgCTTTGTCACTTGCTTACCAACTTTCATCTCTCTTTTTACACTAcctgcaataaaaaaataagtggctaatattgattataaaaaatgcAATATCAAAATAAGTGGCTaatattgtttataaaattgCAATATCATACTCCTTTTTTTGGAGGGACTACAAAAATAAACCCTGAGATTCGGATAGGAAATTTATTGTTTCTCAGTACACTTTCTTTTGTTGACCAGTTGGGTATGGGTGGGGCTGGTCATGTGTGGTCAACATGTGAAGGAAGCCATGAAGAAGAGTGGAGGCATTCGGTGGCGCCTATTCCTAAAGATAAAGTTATGGAGGCAATTAAAACTATGAAAGATGATCTGGAGAATGATGATAGTTTTCTTCCACCTTCTGGAGAACTGAAACCTAATTCTAATtattcagatgatgatgatcatgaagaTTCTAGAGATGACTCTTACTACTTTGAGAAAGAGGTTAGGATTTTCACCTTTAAACTCATGTCAGATGCATTGTGTGGATATCAGATTTTTAAATACTCCATCATTTGCAGGTTGAAGCAACCTTTCTCAGGGCTGTGCATGAAAACATACAAGAAAGCCATTTGATCTTAGAAATCAATTCTTTGAAGTAAGTAATATACTTATATGTATTCTTTAAAGTTGAATGTAGACCCATACCATCTCATCTgattttcacacacacacacacacacacacacacacacacacggaGGAATGGATTCTCTCGTTAAAAGTTCACAAGTTTTTGTCATGtgaaaaatttgtatttatttctctcttcatGGATGACATTAAGGTTGTGTTTGGGTAGATTACTTAAGCCTAAATAAGCTCATGACATGAGAGCTTATATCATAAACTTATCATGAAGCTTACAGTCAGTGATTGTAGCATAGAATTTCTTGAATTTTGATGCATTCAGTGGGCATGAATTTATAGTAACATTGGCTTTATTTATTTGGTAGGTTGTCATACAATAAGCTAGCTGCTGATTGTGCTGGAGCTGTATTTTCTGCCATGATGAAGTATGCTTTAGACACCCCCCATAGTTCAGCTGGTGAGCTTTCGCTTCTTTaaatataatcttttttatcttttccatttgttttctttatatgGAATTCCtttcttattaaattaaaataacttctaGAATTTATTTTAGAACTTGAACATACTTGTAAAACTTGGCATCTTGACCTTGTCAGAGAAactgaataacaaaatatacaGAATGGTTGGATAAATTAATCAACTGGCGGCTCTAGTGAGAAAAGTGAGTCAAATGGAAGAGTGTTTAAAAGGGGTAAAGGAAGACCTAAGAAAATATTAAGAGGAATCGTGGAAAAACAATTTACTCtaaattgttattaaaaataaaaactctagATTGTTTTGATAGTCTGATGGTGTGATTTGATCCATGGAGCTGACTTCTCCTATTGGAGTCTGTTGCTCATCtgattttactttttatcaCTTTGTACAGGGGATTGACTGTAAATATGTTActcatttttagttgtttttttggctattttttatgtattaatgtttgcttattgattttattattgcTTGGGATGAATATGTTTCAGATGTTTTGCTTCAAAATGTTCAGGCTGTATTTACAAAATGGAAAAAGGCTCTTACATCCTATCTGACTGACATAGATGAGCAGGTGCATCTGTCAATTCTCTCCCCTTTACTTAATTTAAGATATTCATGTTTGCTTGTGTACTagcaatttttattataatattgacTGATTATCTTGtaagtatttttctttatttatttctaaagCATTCTGTAGAACATATATATTCATTCTCATTATTTCAGGATACAACTTTCTTTCacaaaattgcaaaattaaACATGCAATGCTGCATGTTGGCTGGAGTACTCGAGTGTTGTTGCCTTTTCTCATACTGATTAAATATCTACATTGGCATGCAtggtattttttgttcttgacatgattttttaacttgttttagAGTATATAAACTGTTAGTTTTTTCTGCTGCTAAATTTAGGATTTCTCTGGCAGTATCAAATAAAATCACTTTTAGATTCTCTGCTGAGCGATCTTTGAGCTTGGTTATTATTTCATCTAATAGTTACATTGTGGTtgtctttaaaattacttatcggttaaagaaagagaaaaggcaAAAAGATCTTTAATTGTGTGAAACATGGTAGCACTTCATTAGTTTAATGAACTTTGAGTTGTTAAAAAAGATCTatctttttgaattatttttgtgaattgTCTAATGTTTTTGTCAATAGTAGAATTTTGCTCAACCTGAATACAGTATGGCAGTTTATTTGCCACTTCCCTATTTGATTTCCATTACATAATGGCCAGCCCCTCTGCTTACctgttttcagttttttttcttactcCAGATCGAAGTAATACTTAAATTTGAAGAAATATGTGAGGAATCTGCTAAGGAATTTGCTCCATTGTTCACAAGGGTATGCTTATCTTCTGCAAGTTATTAGGCTTATTGATATGTCTCATTCTGTTAGTGTGAACATCTGAAAGATGCATTGAACTATAAACGTGGGTGTGTATCTTTCATAGTTGTCAAATGGATTTTTATATCTTGCATAAGTTAGGCTTGTTAATGTGTGGTGTTTTAATGCTATTCTGTCTAAagtcaattttaaataatgttatatCCTTTTGGTCAAATAGAAATTACTTCAATATCAATCATAACTTATGTATTGCTGTTGTCTAAAGTCATCAGTTAACAATGTTATGAAATGAATTTTAAGGCGAAAGAAAGGTTTCAGAAACTTCTCATACTCTCATTCTTCTGTATCAAAGTACTTCTGTGATATTTAGGTTGACATTTTTAACTGTAATGTCGTTGGAGTGTGTTTTATATTCTTACAAGTCACTCCACTTTCGGCTTTCCCCCCATCTCATGACTTCTTAATTGCTTTCAGATTTTGCACTACTTGTACAATGAAGATGTTGTAGAAGAAGATGCTATTTTGAGTTGGGAAGCCGAGTTAAAAGATGCTGACGAGGCAGATAAAGTTTTTGTTAAGCAGGCCCAAAAGTTAATTCAAGTAAGCATGATTGTCTATTTTTTCACACTTATAGAACTTGGTTATGTTATCTGCGTTTTCACTACTATCCTATAAGATGCATTACTTTCTTATGTAAGCCATCTATCGTTTCTTTTTGTAGTGGCTAAAAGAGGCACCTGAAGAAGACGATGATGACGAGGAATAGAAAGGATTTTTTTAAGGTGCTTCATCTCAGCCAAAGCTTAAAAGGGGCTTCAGTGCATTCATCTACCCTGTAATTCAAATAGGTAGTTATTTTGACATGTATTTGTGCATATGATGTGGGGGAATTAGTTAAGGAAAATTTGAAAACGCTAAAAGAACGTATCCCTCGAGTTTCTTAAAGCACTACTAAAGTCTCTTTACACTGATAGTTTATgagcatttttttatatataatttatgtactaa is a genomic window containing:
- the LOC100784894 gene encoding translation initiation factor eIF-2B subunit epsilon encodes the protein MGAQKKSGARVSEDPDELVRVPLQAVLLADSFTTKFRPITLERPKVLLPLVNVPMINYTLTWLESAGVEEVFVFCCSHSKQVISYLEKSEWLSQPNFTVTTVESQNSVSAGDALRVIYERNVIHGDFVLISGDTVSNMSLTQALLEHKERKKKDSNAVMTMVIKRSKPNPAIHQSRLGTDELFMAIDPNTKQLLYYEDRADQSKGTLHLDKSLLADNPSLSLHHDKQDCYIDICSPEVLSLFTDNFDYQHLRRHFVKGLLLDDIMGYKIFVHEIHSDYAARIDNFRSYDTVSKDIIHRWTYPLVPDVMNFGDTATKLERQGIYRASEISQSQSAVIGPFTVIGSGTKIGHNTKILNSVIGEGCKIGSNVIIEGCYIWDNISIEDGCKLQHAIVCDGVIIKSGAVLEPGVILSFKVVVGPEFVVPPYSNVSLLQQPIEEDSDEELEYADSTSVIGSQVDKSDVEIASKVLETHFSPASELGMGGAGHVWSTCEGSHEEEWRHSVAPIPKDKVMEAIKTMKDDLENDDSFLPPSGELKPNSNYSDDDDHEDSRDDSYYFEKEVEATFLRAVHENIQESHLILEINSLKLSYNKLAADCAGAVFSAMMKYALDTPHSSADVLLQNVQAVFTKWKKALTSYLTDIDEQIEVILKFEEICEESAKEFAPLFTRILHYLYNEDVVEEDAILSWEAELKDADEADKVFVKQAQKLIQWLKEAPEEDDDDEE